The following proteins are co-located in the Haloarcula marismortui ATCC 43049 genome:
- a CDS encoding L-aspartate oxidase: MTDDPITTDVLVIGSGIAGLAAALAAAREGDDVTLATKATRPEGSSSWWAQGGIAISRDTPEEFKDDIMAASDGTADPDAVDVLVENANEAVEDVLLETLDVEFDQNGSGHDFTREAAHSEDRILHVDASTGKHIHVPFLNYIDDHDGVEILDDTAALELIRHEGRVHGAMLESDGEVDPYFAGSVVLATGGIGDLYPRTTNPDNTTGDGIGMAALAGAEVEDMEYVQFHPTACTLDSEPPRGSDGGGGTAGAGDVAFLVSEAVRGEGGLLRNGKGERFMPDYHADAELAPRDVVARAVKAEREATGEVTLDVSPLDFAEEFPNLADRCKEHGIDWTDGIPVAPAEHFLCGGINVDDRGRTTLDRLYAVGECSRTGVHGANRLASTSLLEGLVWGLRAGGDAAGADPEPIEAPELLERDPDLPERFARDKFQRLTRVMAENVGVERDPADLQRAMAVLRRLKGEVDAYVRTRTSRSLYELRHASVTALLIARHAAENEESVGTHNLVDASEEPPESTAD; encoded by the coding sequence ATGACGGACGACCCGATTACGACGGATGTGCTGGTCATCGGTTCCGGTATCGCCGGACTGGCGGCAGCGCTCGCTGCGGCCCGCGAAGGCGACGACGTGACGCTTGCCACGAAGGCGACCCGCCCGGAAGGCTCCTCCTCTTGGTGGGCACAGGGCGGCATCGCCATCTCCCGAGATACGCCCGAAGAATTCAAAGACGACATCATGGCCGCCTCCGACGGCACCGCCGACCCCGACGCCGTCGATGTGCTGGTCGAGAACGCCAACGAGGCCGTCGAGGACGTGCTGCTTGAGACCTTGGACGTCGAGTTCGACCAGAACGGCTCGGGCCACGACTTCACCCGCGAGGCCGCCCACAGCGAAGACCGCATCCTCCACGTGGACGCCTCGACGGGCAAGCACATTCACGTCCCGTTCCTGAACTACATCGACGACCACGACGGCGTGGAGATTCTGGACGACACCGCCGCGCTCGAACTCATCCGTCACGAGGGGCGGGTCCACGGCGCGATGCTCGAATCCGACGGCGAGGTCGACCCGTACTTCGCCGGCAGCGTCGTGCTGGCGACCGGCGGCATCGGCGACCTCTACCCGCGGACGACGAACCCCGACAACACGACCGGTGACGGCATCGGCATGGCCGCGCTCGCCGGAGCCGAGGTCGAGGATATGGAGTACGTGCAGTTCCACCCCACGGCCTGTACGCTCGATAGCGAGCCACCCCGTGGCTCGGACGGAGGCGGTGGAACCGCCGGAGCGGGCGACGTGGCCTTCCTCGTCAGCGAAGCCGTCCGCGGCGAGGGTGGTCTGCTGCGCAACGGCAAGGGCGAGCGGTTCATGCCCGACTACCACGCGGACGCCGAACTCGCGCCCCGCGACGTGGTGGCCCGGGCAGTCAAGGCGGAGCGAGAGGCGACCGGTGAGGTGACGCTGGATGTCTCGCCGCTTGACTTCGCCGAAGAGTTCCCGAACCTCGCAGACCGCTGTAAAGAGCACGGCATCGACTGGACAGACGGCATTCCGGTCGCGCCCGCCGAGCACTTCCTCTGTGGCGGCATCAACGTCGACGACCGCGGCCGGACGACGCTGGACCGACTGTACGCCGTCGGCGAATGCTCCCGGACCGGCGTCCACGGCGCGAACCGCCTCGCCAGCACGTCCCTGCTCGAAGGGCTGGTCTGGGGCCTGCGGGCTGGCGGGGACGCTGCCGGGGCCGACCCGGAGCCAATCGAAGCGCCGGAACTGCTCGAACGCGACCCGGACCTGCCAGAGCGGTTTGCCCGCGACAAGTTCCAGCGGCTGACCCGCGTGATGGCCGAGAACGTCGGCGTCGAGCGCGACCCCGCGGACCTCCAGCGCGCGATGGCCGTCCTCCGCCGGCTCAAGGGCGAGGTCGACGCCTACGTCCGCACGCGAACCAGTCGCTCGCTGTACGAACTCCGCCACGCGAGCGTCACCGCCCTGTTGATCGCGCGCCACGCCGCCGAAAACGAGGAGAGCGTCGGCACGCACAATCTCGTGGACGCGAGCGAGGAGCCGCCGGAGTCCACGGCCGACTGA
- the nadA gene encoding quinolinate synthase NadA — translation METAAFETDLSLFKYDNLEQLPPSYRDLDADERTERIESALAELGDDVVILGHNYQRQEIVEHADFIGDSYQLSKEAAQSDADYVIFGGVTFMAESADIITDDDQSVILPSMEASCPMAGMAEALQVDAAWAELTAALDDEEIIPITYMNSYADLKAFCAEQGGLVCTSSNAHKAFEYAFEKGDKVLFLPDKHLGENTAHRLGMADETVEWDPWDAEGTDAADAVENDVILWEGYCQVHERFREHHIESIREDYPDANVIVHPECRREVVEAADVAGSTSTICESVAEADPGETWAIGTEIHLTHHLQRWHPDVNVVPLCGDACMDCNAMRQIDPNYLAWVLEELVEGRERNVIEVAPEEKELAQVAMDRMLEI, via the coding sequence ATGGAAACCGCCGCGTTCGAGACGGATCTTAGCCTCTTCAAGTATGACAACCTCGAGCAGCTCCCGCCGTCGTACCGGGACCTCGATGCGGACGAGCGGACCGAACGCATCGAGAGCGCGCTCGCCGAGCTTGGCGATGATGTGGTCATCCTCGGCCACAACTACCAGCGACAGGAGATTGTCGAACACGCCGACTTCATCGGCGACTCCTACCAGCTCTCGAAAGAAGCCGCCCAGTCCGACGCCGACTACGTGATTTTCGGCGGCGTGACGTTCATGGCCGAATCCGCAGACATCATCACGGACGACGACCAGTCCGTGATTCTCCCGTCGATGGAGGCGTCCTGCCCGATGGCCGGCATGGCCGAGGCGCTGCAGGTCGACGCCGCGTGGGCGGAGCTGACCGCGGCGCTCGACGACGAGGAAATCATCCCAATCACGTACATGAACAGCTACGCCGACCTCAAGGCCTTCTGTGCCGAGCAGGGCGGTCTGGTCTGTACCTCCTCGAATGCGCACAAGGCATTCGAATACGCCTTCGAGAAGGGCGACAAGGTGCTGTTCCTACCCGACAAGCACCTCGGTGAAAACACGGCCCACCGGCTCGGCATGGCCGACGAGACCGTCGAGTGGGATCCCTGGGACGCCGAGGGCACCGACGCCGCCGACGCCGTCGAAAACGACGTCATTCTCTGGGAGGGGTACTGTCAGGTTCACGAACGCTTCCGCGAGCACCACATCGAATCGATCCGCGAGGACTACCCCGACGCGAACGTCATCGTCCACCCCGAGTGTCGCCGCGAGGTCGTCGAGGCCGCCGACGTGGCCGGCTCCACGTCGACTATCTGTGAGTCCGTCGCCGAGGCCGACCCCGGCGAGACGTGGGCCATCGGCACGGAGATTCACCTCACGCACCACCTCCAGCGGTGGCATCCCGACGTGAATGTCGTCCCGCTGTGTGGCGACGCCTGCATGGACTGCAACGCTATGCGCCAGATCGACCCGAACTACCTCGCATGGGTGCTTGAGGAACTGGTCGAGGGCCGCGAGCGCAACGTCATCGAAGTCGCGCCCGAGGAGAAGGAACTGGCACAGGTCGCGATGGACCGAATGCTAGAGATCTGA
- a CDS encoding amidohydrolase → MVDRVFTNCEVRPLSGDDPASAVAVTDGTVTAVGDPDELLTAGAETVDCRGGVLLPGFVDAHTHLDIVGRRAVEADLAGADGPDNCIDRLLAADDGEGWVLGFGYDESDWDGELLQAATLDRVSTDRPVAAAREDIHTVSVNHAALDTLDLPDDGVRTEDGAPTGVLVEEAAEAVFDAIAPDYTQTQEYLLAAQEVALSKGITAVHDMVRQSHAPRVYRDLDNEDTLSLRVRLNYWADHLDAIRELGLVTNHGSDRVQTGAIKAYIDGSLGAGTARLRTPYADSDSAGEWRTDPDALRELVSAVDDAGLQFAAHAIGDAAIDALLSAIESVNAADERHRVEHAEVLTGDLVERLAASPLVVSAQPNFHRWAAPGDLYDERLGERRGLTNRFRDLVDAGAQLAFGSDCMPLSPLYGAQQAVTAPEPSQRLTVGKALRAYTSGAAYAGFDEDRMGTVTPGSVADFAVLSASPWEVPNGKISDIDVTMTVSAGDIVFDSGD, encoded by the coding sequence ATGGTCGACCGCGTATTCACGAACTGTGAGGTACGGCCGCTATCCGGCGACGACCCGGCGTCCGCGGTTGCAGTGACGGACGGCACGGTTACCGCCGTCGGTGACCCGGACGAACTCTTGACAGCGGGTGCTGAGACCGTCGATTGTCGCGGTGGCGTGCTGTTGCCCGGCTTCGTCGACGCCCACACGCATCTTGACATCGTCGGCCGGCGTGCGGTCGAAGCCGACCTCGCCGGGGCAGACGGCCCGGACAACTGCATCGACCGGCTGCTGGCGGCCGACGACGGCGAGGGCTGGGTTCTGGGCTTTGGCTACGACGAGAGCGACTGGGACGGCGAGCTGCTGCAGGCGGCGACATTGGACCGGGTGAGCACTGACCGCCCGGTCGCAGCCGCGCGCGAAGACATTCACACGGTATCTGTGAACCACGCCGCGCTGGACACGCTGGACCTGCCCGACGACGGCGTCCGCACCGAGGACGGCGCGCCGACCGGTGTGCTCGTCGAGGAAGCCGCTGAGGCCGTCTTCGACGCCATCGCGCCCGACTACACACAGACTCAGGAGTACCTGCTGGCCGCACAGGAAGTGGCCCTCTCAAAGGGAATCACCGCCGTTCACGACATGGTGCGGCAGTCGCACGCGCCGCGGGTATACCGCGATCTAGATAACGAAGACACTCTCTCACTGCGAGTCCGGCTCAACTACTGGGCAGACCACCTCGACGCCATACGGGAACTCGGCTTAGTGACGAACCACGGGAGCGACCGAGTGCAAACGGGCGCTATCAAGGCGTACATCGACGGGTCGCTCGGGGCTGGAACCGCGCGGCTTCGGACCCCCTACGCCGACAGCGATAGCGCCGGCGAGTGGCGGACAGACCCGGACGCACTCCGGGAACTCGTGTCGGCGGTTGACGACGCGGGCCTCCAGTTCGCCGCTCACGCCATCGGTGACGCGGCCATCGACGCGCTGCTCTCGGCTATCGAGTCGGTCAACGCCGCGGACGAGCGCCACCGCGTCGAACACGCCGAAGTCCTCACCGGCGACTTGGTGGAGCGACTGGCAGCGTCGCCGCTGGTCGTTTCGGCCCAGCCGAACTTCCACCGCTGGGCAGCGCCGGGCGACCTGTACGACGAGCGCCTCGGCGAACGTCGCGGGCTGACGAACCGGTTCCGCGACCTCGTGGATGCCGGCGCACAACTGGCCTTCGGGAGCGACTGTATGCCACTTTCCCCGCTGTATGGTGCTCAGCAGGCCGTTACCGCGCCGGAGCCGAGCCAGCGACTGACAGTCGGCAAGGCGCTCCGGGCGTACACCAGCGGTGCTGCCTATGCGGGCTTCGACGAGGACCGGATGGGGACAGTCACACCGGGGTCGGTCGCGGATTTCGCTGTGCTATCGGCCTCGCCGTGGGAAGTACCGAACGGGAAGATTTCGGACATAGACGTCACAATGACCGTCAGCGCCGGGGACATCGTATTCGACTCCGGGGACTGA
- the hmgA gene encoding hydroxymethylglutaryl-CoA reductase (NADPH), which yields MTDSDVVALAERVRDGELRLYELEDHAEPDVAAAARRHLLAEETDTDLSAVGDYTFDAADAESNIENMVGAAQVPMGVVGPLPVDGGAAEGDHHLPLATSEGALLASVNRGVSTIRNAGGATARVLKSGMTRAPVFRVEDVAEAGEVSAWVREHVDVLADAAESTTSHGELQDVTPYVVGDSVFLRFSYDTKDAMGMNMATIATEAACDVVETETPADLVALSGNLCSDKKPAAINAVEGRGRTVAADVLIPHEQVEDRLDTTSDAIVEANTRKNLVGSAKAGALGFNAHAANVVAAAFLALGQDMAQVVEGSNAITTVDAREDGLYASVTIASLEVGTVGGGTGLPTQSEALDVLGYSGGGDPAGSNADALAEVIAAGALAGELSLLAALSSRHLSSAHADLGR from the coding sequence ATGACCGACTCCGACGTCGTCGCGCTCGCAGAGCGCGTTCGTGACGGTGAGTTGCGGCTCTACGAACTGGAAGACCACGCCGAGCCCGACGTTGCGGCGGCGGCCCGCAGACACCTGCTGGCCGAGGAGACCGACACGGACCTCTCTGCGGTCGGCGACTACACGTTCGACGCCGCCGACGCCGAGAGCAACATTGAAAACATGGTCGGCGCGGCACAGGTCCCGATGGGTGTTGTCGGCCCGCTGCCCGTCGACGGCGGGGCCGCCGAGGGTGACCACCACCTCCCGCTGGCGACCAGCGAGGGCGCGCTGCTGGCCTCGGTTAACCGCGGCGTCTCGACCATCCGCAACGCCGGCGGCGCGACCGCCCGCGTCCTCAAATCCGGAATGACCCGCGCGCCGGTGTTCCGCGTCGAGGACGTGGCTGAGGCGGGCGAGGTGTCGGCCTGGGTCCGCGAACACGTCGATGTCCTCGCCGACGCCGCCGAATCAACGACGAGCCACGGCGAGCTACAGGACGTGACACCCTACGTCGTCGGCGACAGCGTCTTCCTGCGCTTCTCTTACGACACCAAAGACGCGATGGGGATGAACATGGCGACCATCGCAACAGAGGCGGCCTGCGATGTCGTCGAGACCGAGACGCCGGCCGACCTCGTGGCGCTCTCGGGCAACCTCTGTTCGGATAAGAAGCCCGCTGCCATCAACGCCGTCGAGGGGCGTGGCCGCACCGTCGCCGCGGACGTGTTGATTCCCCATGAGCAGGTCGAGGACCGACTCGATACGACCTCCGACGCCATCGTCGAGGCCAACACCCGAAAGAACCTCGTCGGCTCCGCAAAGGCCGGTGCGTTAGGATTCAACGCTCACGCCGCCAACGTCGTCGCCGCCGCCTTCCTCGCGCTCGGGCAGGATATGGCACAGGTCGTCGAAGGGAGCAACGCTATCACGACGGTCGACGCCCGCGAGGACGGCCTGTACGCCTCGGTCACCATCGCATCGCTGGAGGTCGGGACCGTCGGCGGCGGGACGGGCCTGCCAACCCAGTCCGAAGCGCTGGACGTGCTGGGGTACAGCGGTGGCGGCGACCCCGCCGGGAGCAACGCCGACGCGCTCGCCGAAGTTATTGCCGCCGGCGCGCTGGCCGGCGAACTCTCTTTGCTTGCGGCGCTGTCCTCGCGCCACCTCTCCTCGGCGCACGCTGACCTCGGGCGGTAG
- a CDS encoding DUF5817 domain-containing protein: MYAVVGCSECSALWVTEGRPETTQCPRCGTRRKHEKRRKFVETDDEAHAREVRASMLANRQGEGDAFAELDSYAEMERQVDDAGVDDETYLEDSGVDTDAVSAAADRAEQGATGGSSRKETVTNALRALDEPTEDDIVGYAEERGVPASYTRKALKKLVRAGEASESRGHYRLL; encoded by the coding sequence ATGTATGCGGTCGTCGGGTGTAGTGAGTGCAGCGCGCTGTGGGTCACCGAGGGGCGACCGGAGACGACCCAGTGCCCGCGGTGTGGCACGCGCCGCAAACACGAGAAGCGTCGGAAGTTCGTCGAGACGGACGACGAGGCCCACGCCCGAGAGGTTCGGGCGTCGATGCTTGCGAACCGCCAGGGGGAGGGCGACGCCTTCGCGGAGTTGGACTCCTACGCCGAGATGGAGCGGCAGGTCGACGACGCGGGCGTGGACGACGAGACGTATCTCGAAGATTCGGGGGTGGACACCGACGCCGTGTCGGCGGCTGCCGACCGCGCCGAACAGGGAGCGACGGGCGGGTCGAGCCGTAAGGAGACGGTCACGAACGCGTTGCGGGCACTGGACGAGCCGACCGAAGACGATATCGTGGGCTACGCCGAGGAGCGTGGCGTCCCGGCGTCGTACACCCGGAAGGCGTTGAAAAAGCTGGTTCGTGCCGGCGAGGCATCGGAGAGTCGGGGGCACTACCGGCTGCTATGA
- a CDS encoding cupin domain-containing protein: MEEVPQAACETVEAVDGVHLTQMAVGEEMSVQQFHIEPGAAVPEHSHRHEQVGYVVKGTFTFHVNGEEYVIGPGDSYVVPSEEPHEARNDGEEPVRGIDVFSPPRPNPDWQD; this comes from the coding sequence ATGGAAGAAGTACCACAGGCGGCCTGTGAGACAGTCGAAGCAGTCGACGGCGTGCACCTGACACAGATGGCCGTCGGAGAGGAGATGAGCGTCCAGCAGTTTCATATCGAACCCGGCGCGGCCGTCCCGGAGCACAGCCACCGCCACGAGCAGGTCGGCTACGTTGTGAAGGGAACTTTTACCTTCCACGTTAACGGCGAGGAGTACGTCATTGGTCCCGGTGACTCCTACGTGGTCCCGAGCGAGGAACCACACGAGGCGCGCAACGACGGCGAGGAGCCGGTCCGTGGTATCGACGTATTTAGTCCGCCGAGGCCGAATCCGGACTGGCAGGACTAA
- the icd gene encoding isocitrate dehydrogenase (NADP(+)), which translates to MGYDYDKVEVPDEGQQIQVTEDDELDVPENPIIPIIHGDGIGTDVGPAAQKVLEAAANATGRDISWMRIYAGQSARDKYDENLPDDTVEAIKEFNVAIKGPLTTPVGAGFRSLNVALRKTLDLYANVRPTYHIEGVPSPVKDPEEMDMVTFRENTEDVYAGIEWEAGTDEVEEVKEFVEDEMNFDETIHDGPVGIGVKPITEFGTKRLVREAIDYALEEDRDSVTLVHKGNIMKFTEGAFRDWGYEVAEEEYGEHVITEDELWDEYDGEAPEDSLVVNDRIADNMLQQLLTRTDEYDVIATMNLNGDYMSDAAGAQIGGLGIAPGANFGSARCLAEPVHGSAPKYAGEDKVNPTAMILSGRLMLEYMGWKDAGQLVRDAVEETISSGNVTYDLERQIEGGTKLATSEFAEKVVENIEKLA; encoded by the coding sequence ATGGGCTACGATTACGACAAAGTGGAGGTTCCCGACGAGGGACAGCAGATTCAGGTCACGGAGGACGACGAACTCGACGTTCCGGAAAACCCGATTATCCCTATCATCCACGGGGACGGTATCGGGACCGACGTGGGTCCGGCCGCACAGAAAGTGCTCGAAGCCGCCGCGAACGCAACCGGTCGTGACATCTCTTGGATGCGCATCTACGCCGGCCAGTCCGCCCGAGACAAGTACGACGAGAACCTCCCTGATGACACCGTCGAAGCCATCAAAGAGTTCAACGTCGCTATCAAGGGCCCGCTAACGACACCGGTCGGCGCTGGCTTCCGCTCGCTGAACGTCGCACTTCGCAAGACGCTCGACCTCTACGCGAACGTTCGCCCGACCTATCACATCGAGGGCGTCCCGTCACCGGTCAAAGACCCCGAGGAGATGGACATGGTCACCTTCCGGGAGAACACCGAGGACGTCTACGCCGGCATCGAGTGGGAGGCCGGCACCGACGAAGTCGAGGAGGTCAAGGAGTTCGTCGAGGACGAGATGAACTTCGACGAGACCATCCACGACGGCCCGGTCGGCATCGGCGTCAAGCCGATCACCGAGTTCGGGACCAAGCGCCTCGTCCGTGAGGCCATCGACTACGCCCTCGAAGAGGACCGCGACAGCGTCACGCTGGTCCACAAGGGCAATATCATGAAGTTCACTGAGGGAGCCTTCCGTGACTGGGGCTACGAGGTCGCCGAAGAGGAGTACGGCGAGCACGTCATCACCGAGGACGAGCTGTGGGACGAGTACGACGGCGAGGCGCCCGAGGACTCACTGGTCGTTAACGACCGCATCGCCGACAACATGCTCCAGCAGCTCCTGACCCGTACCGACGAGTACGACGTCATCGCGACGATGAACCTCAACGGGGACTACATGTCCGACGCTGCCGGCGCACAGATCGGCGGCCTCGGCATCGCCCCCGGTGCGAACTTCGGTTCGGCCCGCTGTCTCGCAGAGCCGGTCCACGGCTCCGCGCCGAAGTACGCCGGCGAGGACAAGGTCAACCCGACCGCAATGATCCTCTCCGGCCGCCTCATGCTCGAATACATGGGCTGGAAGGACGCCGGCCAGCTCGTTCGTGACGCCGTCGAGGAGACCATCTCCTCTGGCAACGTCACCTACGACCTCGAACGCCAGATCGAAGGCGGTACGAAGCTCGCCACCAGCGAGTTCGCCGAGAAGGTCGTCGAAAACATCGAGAAACTTGCATAA
- a CDS encoding isoaspartyl peptidase/L-asparaginase yields the protein MHVIVHGGAGSPPESPATRQKTLTDAAEQATEAARPMGAVLAALRPLESDPAFNAGVGGAIQSDGEVRTDAGLMTDDGGVGAACAMSGVVHAADVAHTVATETPHVLLAGDEAVEFAAGTGVETGRDLTTAETRQRYERADPPDGGPADHLDWVREHFSGTDTVGAVATDGDRLAAATSTAGRWFALAGRVGDVPQVGAGFYADGRGGASATGEGEAIARFGVARRAVELLDTYGPKQAAEEAIAEFEDATGGRAGVIVLDHAGHTGAERNTAAMQTATK from the coding sequence ATGCACGTCATCGTCCACGGCGGCGCGGGCAGTCCACCAGAGTCACCGGCCACCCGACAGAAAACGCTTACCGATGCCGCTGAACAGGCAACGGAGGCGGCGCGTCCGATGGGCGCGGTGCTGGCCGCGCTTCGGCCACTTGAATCAGACCCAGCATTCAATGCCGGCGTCGGTGGGGCAATCCAGAGCGACGGCGAAGTCCGGACTGACGCTGGACTGATGACCGACGACGGCGGGGTCGGAGCGGCGTGTGCAATGTCTGGCGTTGTACACGCCGCGGATGTAGCCCATACTGTGGCAACTGAGACGCCACACGTCCTCCTTGCCGGCGACGAGGCCGTTGAGTTCGCGGCTGGCACAGGTGTCGAAACCGGCCGGGACCTCACGACTGCAGAGACGCGGCAGCGATACGAGCGCGCGGACCCGCCCGACGGTGGCCCCGCTGACCACCTCGACTGGGTCCGTGAGCATTTCAGCGGCACTGACACCGTCGGCGCTGTCGCGACCGACGGGGACCGGCTTGCGGCGGCGACATCGACCGCCGGGCGCTGGTTCGCGCTGGCCGGTCGAGTCGGCGATGTGCCACAGGTCGGGGCCGGCTTCTACGCGGACGGCCGCGGTGGTGCGAGCGCGACCGGCGAGGGGGAGGCTATCGCCCGGTTCGGGGTGGCTCGCCGCGCTGTCGAACTACTGGACACGTACGGCCCGAAACAGGCCGCCGAAGAAGCCATCGCCGAGTTCGAGGACGCGACCGGTGGACGTGCCGGCGTCATCGTTCTCGACCATGCCGGCCATACCGGGGCCGAACGGAACACCGCCGCAATGCAGACCGCGACGAAATAG
- the map gene encoding type II methionyl aminopeptidase has product MTDVDFDSEQYEKCREAGEILAQVRDEAAERVEVGVSHLEVAQWAEDKIRELGGKPAFPVNISIDEEAAHATPERDDDATFGEEMVNLDIGVHVDGWLADTAVTVDLSGQDELAKAPEEALDAALDVAGPGVDVGQIGAAVEEVIEGYGYNPVVNLTGHGLGHWEQHTSPNIPNREVAQGATLDVGDVVAIEPFATDGRGKVQEGADEEIFALEREGSVRNRQARQVLEQITDEYRTLPFAARWLDSPRAEMALRRLKQQDIVHGYPVLKEQDGAYVSQKEHTVIITEDGCEVTTRSR; this is encoded by the coding sequence ATGACTGACGTGGACTTCGATTCCGAGCAGTACGAGAAATGCCGCGAAGCGGGCGAAATTCTAGCACAGGTACGCGACGAGGCGGCCGAACGCGTTGAGGTGGGCGTCTCTCACCTCGAAGTCGCCCAGTGGGCCGAGGACAAGATCCGGGAACTGGGCGGCAAGCCGGCGTTCCCGGTGAACATCTCTATCGACGAGGAGGCCGCTCACGCTACTCCCGAGCGCGACGACGACGCGACGTTCGGCGAAGAGATGGTCAACCTCGACATCGGCGTCCACGTCGATGGGTGGCTCGCCGACACCGCCGTGACGGTCGACCTCTCCGGGCAGGACGAACTCGCCAAAGCCCCCGAAGAGGCCTTGGACGCCGCGCTGGACGTTGCCGGCCCGGGTGTTGATGTGGGCCAGATCGGCGCAGCCGTCGAGGAGGTCATCGAAGGGTACGGCTACAACCCCGTCGTGAATCTTACCGGCCACGGACTCGGTCACTGGGAACAGCACACGTCGCCGAACATCCCGAACCGCGAAGTGGCACAGGGTGCGACGCTCGACGTGGGTGACGTGGTCGCTATCGAGCCGTTCGCCACCGACGGCCGCGGCAAAGTGCAGGAAGGGGCTGACGAGGAGATTTTCGCCCTCGAACGGGAAGGGTCAGTCCGGAACCGGCAGGCCCGACAGGTCCTCGAACAGATCACCGATGAGTACCGAACACTGCCGTTCGCCGCCCGCTGGCTCGACTCGCCGCGAGCGGAGATGGCGCTTCGCCGCCTGAAACAGCAGGATATCGTCCACGGCTACCCCGTACTCAAAGAGCAGGACGGCGCGTACGTCAGCCAGAAGGAGCACACCGTCATCATCACCGAGGACGGCTGTGAAGTAACGACGCGCTCGCGGTAA
- a CDS encoding HIT family protein, with the protein MDKVFAPWRIEWVEREKTNPDVDCVFCAFQAQDDDRANNLVARSDHAFVLLNNYPYNPGHVMVIPHTHTGEYGDLDDKTLLDHGRLKQRTFDALETALSPDAFNAGLNLGGSAAGGSIDDHLHTHVVPRWNGDTNFMPVISDTKVIVEAVEETYDRLYAAFASQDGTTAPEDGAVRIE; encoded by the coding sequence ATGGACAAGGTGTTTGCGCCGTGGCGCATCGAGTGGGTCGAACGCGAAAAGACGAACCCTGATGTCGACTGCGTGTTCTGTGCGTTTCAGGCACAGGACGACGACCGGGCGAACAATCTCGTGGCGCGAAGCGACCACGCTTTTGTCCTCCTGAACAACTACCCGTACAACCCCGGGCACGTGATGGTTATTCCCCATACCCACACCGGCGAGTACGGCGACCTCGACGACAAAACCCTGCTCGATCACGGCCGACTGAAACAACGGACCTTCGACGCTCTTGAAACTGCGTTATCCCCGGACGCGTTCAACGCAGGGCTGAATCTCGGCGGCTCGGCGGCCGGCGGCTCGATTGACGACCACCTCCACACCCACGTCGTGCCGCGGTGGAACGGCGACACCAACTTTATGCCGGTCATCAGTGATACGAAAGTCATCGTCGAGGCTGTCGAAGAGACGTACGACCGGCTCTACGCTGCGTTCGCGTCACAGGACGGAACGACCGCTCCGGAGGACGGAGCTGTCCGAATCGAGTAG
- a CDS encoding Rieske 2Fe-2S domain-containing protein translates to MTQESSPNHGQRDKYPAPSGRRRFVKGLVGASALSGVTTVGGLAVDATTDQGGIGGGTVSYVGIRNIAGPANRPMPIVPLEISDGALRGMWPSVSEVTAGGDTFRLARGELGGVTYSQQWFQYCGLEVAPGLEPDPERDGFLRSKTTYDWQSELPDGEKLRVEHFENYESWGNNIGSDGLGKPAVATWRSQGEDVKEIQVQVLRTPAVSKMVAGEDEYADLAGEIRDFLDAATAEDFIAWVNRCTHLCCNPGYKKTPGSAKFEAADKVYCNCHQSVYDPFSPAMATFASRPRPQE, encoded by the coding sequence ATGACGCAAGAAAGCTCTCCAAATCACGGCCAGCGTGACAAGTACCCAGCCCCGTCCGGTCGCCGCCGCTTCGTCAAAGGACTGGTCGGCGCCAGTGCGCTGTCAGGGGTGACGACTGTCGGCGGCCTCGCAGTCGACGCAACGACCGACCAAGGTGGCATCGGTGGCGGTACTGTGTCCTATGTCGGCATCCGGAATATCGCTGGCCCAGCGAACCGGCCGATGCCGATTGTCCCCCTGGAGATATCCGATGGCGCACTCCGCGGGATGTGGCCGTCCGTATCAGAAGTGACAGCGGGCGGTGATACCTTCCGTCTCGCCAGGGGTGAACTGGGCGGCGTGACGTACTCTCAGCAGTGGTTCCAGTACTGCGGGCTCGAAGTCGCCCCGGGACTCGAACCGGACCCCGAGCGCGACGGGTTTCTCAGGTCGAAGACGACGTATGACTGGCAATCTGAGCTGCCCGATGGAGAGAAACTCCGTGTCGAGCACTTCGAGAACTACGAGTCGTGGGGAAACAACATCGGTAGCGACGGTCTCGGCAAGCCAGCGGTCGCGACCTGGCGTTCACAGGGCGAGGACGTCAAGGAGATTCAGGTTCAGGTGCTCCGGACACCCGCTGTCTCGAAGATGGTCGCCGGTGAAGACGAGTATGCTGACCTCGCCGGTGAGATACGTGACTTTCTGGACGCGGCCACTGCCGAGGATTTCATCGCATGGGTGAACCGCTGTACGCACCTCTGCTGTAATCCCGGGTACAAAAAGACGCCTGGAAGCGCGAAATTCGAGGCCGCCGACAAGGTGTACTGTAACTGCCACCAGTCGGTATACGACCCGTTTTCGCCAGCGATGGCAACCTTTGCGTCTCGGCCTCGGCCACAGGAGTAG